CTCGTCGATGAACGTGTCGAGCACAGCCCGCATATCGTATGGAGCACGGTGGTCTCCGTGGAGGATGTCGTAGACGGACAGGGACCCAGTCGCTACCGCTCCCGGTTCTGACATAGATACTCGTGTTGGCTCTTTTGCGGGAAGTTCGCTGATCAGGTCGCGGATCTTATCGAGACATTCCTTTTCGCTTTTGGTTCGATAATGGGCAACGCCGGAGATCGCATTGTGCGTCATTGCACCGCCAAGTGTCTCATTATCAATAGTTTGCCCGGTCGCACCCTTGACAAGATTTGCACCGCCAAGTCCCATGAACGACGTGCCTTCGACCATCAGGATCACATCTGAGAGCGCCGGCAGGTAAGCTCCGCCCGCCACGCACATTCCCATCACGGCCGAGATCTGCGGAACTTTGAGATACCGCCGCATGATCGAGTTGTAGTAAAAAATTCGTGCGGCCCCGTATTGCCCCGGAAACACACCGCCTTGATACGGAAGATTAACTCCTGCAGAATCAACCAGATATACGATCGGCACGCGATTGCGCATCGCGATCTCCTGGGCACGGAGGATCTTTTTGATAGTTTCGGGATACCATGCCCCGGCCTTGATGGTGGCATCATTAGCGACAACCACACATTCGCGGCCCTGGATCTTCCCCACAACCGTTACAACGGCTGCGGCCGGAGCCGTGCCGTTATATTCGTCATACGCCACCAGCAGCCCGATCTCCTGGCTGAACGTGCCCGGATCGAGAAGCAGATCGATCCTTTCGCGGGCGGTGAGTTTGCCCTGGGCATGGATCTTAGCTGCTTTCTCTGGGCCGCCCCCGAGTTTTAGCTTACTCTCGAGCGCAAGGTATTCATCAGTTAGAGTTTTAAGACGGGAGGCTTTTTTTTCCAGCTTCATTAGAAAAAGATCGTATTATTTGTCGGAAATAATAAACGTCGGCACCATTCCGCCGCCGGAGGAAACATTTGCGAGTTCCGTCGAAGAAAGCCGCGTGAATGCGGCACCGACCTTCCCCATAAACAAGAGCGGGTCGAGGTCAACCAACTGCTCGGTCATCTCCCAATTTCCTTCGTCGTCAATAAACATTGGGAAAGTCTCTTTCGCGGTTTTCACGCGTTCCTGCACGAGATAATCGCCGTCTTTCAATGCAATTGCGATCGCATCGTCCCACTCCGTTTCGGTCGAGTTCCAGCCGATATAGATGCCGTTACCGCCGTAATCGTCGTTGGGCTTGAGGACTAATTTGTGAGAATTCGATCGCGTCCACTCGACCAGGTCGATGCTCTCACCCTTGTTTTCCGTCTTTTCAGCAACGAATTTGCGCGTCCAGGGAATGTGCTTATCGATCGCGGAGAGTTCTTCGGCGTTGAAAAGGTATTTGTATCGCTCGTTCGTTAGCACTGCAAATATTGCCTTCTTATGAACAAGTTTCCCGCGAAAGCTATTGACCATGCACACCGTACCCGCACGATATGCGTTGAGCAGATCCGGCTGGGCTTCCATTATCGGCAGGTATTCGTTAACGAGCAGTCGTTTGTAAACTATGTCTATCGGCGTGCCGTTGCACGAGAGCCGTTCATTCTTGAACTCTAATTCGCTCGGCGAGCAGATGATCGCAGGATAGCCGTTTGACTCAAAATATTCTTTGAAAAGCTCAAATTCCTTGATGGTCGGCAGATCGTCGAGGTCAACGATGGCGATCGTCGGAGCACGTTCCGGCTTTTTGCCTCCGATGAATTCCGTAAAACAATCGACCAACACGTTAAGAAGTTTCGAGCGGCCTTCGAGTCCCTGAAGCGAGTAGCGTTCCGAGAATTTCCTCATCACCGGAAGAGATTCAAAGATCTTGGTTGCAGAATCGGCAAACGCGATGCCTGCAGGACTTTCACCGTTGAGCTCAACATAACTGTAGGCCTCGTCAGTGAGAAACGAATCAAGGCGCGAAGTCGGTGAGACGTGTGAGTAGCCAGGATCGATCTTGATCAGGCCACGTTCGATCTCCGTCACGCCGAGTTGATCAAGGATGGCATCGTCACCGATCGCTGCATCCTTGACCTTTTGAAGAGCCCCAAAAACGACTTCGCAGGTCGACTTGATCATCGTCCAGTCGCTCTCCATCACAAAGTGGGGACGCAAATATGGCGATAAGCGACGGCCGCCGAAGATGAGCTTGGAACTCTCAAGCCCTTCGTCGAGGAGTTTTTGCGACGATGTAGCGAGATCGCTGTCGGTAAGAAGTTCGTTGTAGTAATTTACGGCGTCTTTGAGCATAAAACTGGAGTGCGAGCCACCTGCTCGCCAAGGCCTGTCTACGAACCAGAGCGGGCGAGCAAGATGCTCGGCGTCCAGCTATTTCGACATGCTGAGAATCTCTTCGTATTCGTCTTTCGTGAGCGGCATCACCGAAAAACGCGGCTGGCGAACCAGGTAAATGTTCTCGAGTGCTTTGTTTGCTTTAATATCTGCAAGAGTGACGGGTTTCTTTAGGGGCGATTTCGGCGTTAGCTCGACCGCATGCCAAGCCGTGTCGGTCGGGCCCGGAAACGCTTCCTTGGTGACTTCGGCGATACCTACAACCTCTTTTCCAACGACAGAGTGATAAAAATAGACCTTATCTCCCTTTTTCATATCTTTGAGAAAGTTCCGGGCTTTGAAGTTCCGCACGCCGGTCCAATCGGTCTTACCGTCGCGCACAAAATCATCCCAGGAGTACGCCGAGGGCTCTTGTTTAACCATCCAATAGTTCGCCATTTCTATTTCTTCGCCTCTGCTGCTTTCTTATTTAGCCATTTCGCCCAGCGTTCTAAAAGCGGACGGAACGGTTTGAATATCTTTGCTCTGACGCTGTTTTGATTTTGCTGTTCGCTCCAGACTCGAAGGTTTTTCTCGGCATATTGCCGGATCTGAGGTTCGAGAGCAGTGCGTTTTACCGAGTGTTTCTGGGTGAGATAATAGTGTTGCCCAACGAGCGAAAATAAAAGCCCTGCGAGATTGCCCTTGAACGAACTCTTAGCCATGAATTTCTTCATGAATCCCTCGGTCGGAAGCAGTAAAGCCCCCATTGACATCTCGAGCCAGGGCGCACGATTTCCCTCGCGTGGATGATACAGCCCCGGAAGATCGCCTTTGAGGGGAGTGTCCAGATTTTTCAGCCTTGGATCGTTGATAAAATCGACGATTTTTATCTTCTCAATGCCGCGATACTGCTCTATCGGAAGGAAATCGAGAACTTTATTTATGCTCCCTTCAACATCCTTGGGCAGCTTGATCGTGGACGAATTTTCGATCCGTATCTTTGTAATTTTCGCGGCCTTCTGACCTGCGGTTTCAATTGCCATAACTTCACTAAATTGTAATCGCTAACCGCCGATTAGTAAATTCTGCCACAAGGTTGTTGTTCGATCGCAACAAGAAGGGATCGGTTCACGGTAAAATTGGATAATTCGCCTGCAAAAACAGAACATCTCCGGAATACTTCGAATGGCACAGAGATTGAATACCAAAACGCGAGAATGAAACAAACGACTCTAGCCAAACCGATCAATATTACCGGCGTCGGCCTGCATACGGGCGTTGACGTCAACATGACGCTTCGGCCAGCACCGCAGAATACGGGATATATTTTTGTACGAATAGATCTGGACGATTTTGAGATACCGGCTTCGGTTGAATATATTTCCCATTGTTCTTATGCGACCACGCTAATGCGACGGGGCGTTGTGCTGTCGACCTGCGAGCATTT
This sequence is a window from Acidobacteriota bacterium. Protein-coding genes within it:
- a CDS encoding EVE domain-containing protein; translated protein: MANYWMVKQEPSAYSWDDFVRDGKTDWTGVRNFKARNFLKDMKKGDKVYFYHSVVGKEVVGIAEVTKEAFPGPTDTAWHAVELTPKSPLKKPVTLADIKANKALENIYLVRQPRFSVMPLTKDEYEEILSMSK